One genomic window of Campylobacter fetus subsp. fetus includes the following:
- a CDS encoding cation acetate symporter, which translates to MKKILFLPIFAGSINAAEIVAGEKSDLNLTAITLFLIFVFATLIITYFSARKASGSNFYTAGGGISGFNNGMAMAGDFMSAASFLGISTLVFTNGFDGLLYAIGFLAGWPVVLFLIAEKFRNLGKYTFTDIAAFRLKQRPIRAISAISALVCLCFYLIAQMVGAGELIKMLFGLDYNIAVVIVGLLMVVYVFFGGMHATTWVQIIKAGLLLIGVSILAFLVLKASNFDITTYFNDAIKVHPKGEAILNPGGFITDWVSAVSLGMALMFGTAGLPHILMRFFTVNSAKEARKSTFWATIFMSYFYVLVFIIGFGAIAFLTGKDVMGGTNMISIELARILGGNAFYGFICAVAFATILAVVSGLTISGANAIAHDLYANVIKHGKVSMESELKIGKIATIGIGIFAIFLGIIFQGQNVAFMVGLAFAIAASVNFPILFYSIYWKDLTTKGAFWGGLIGLLTVVGLTILGPGIWVKSFGFEEAIFPYKDPAIFSMPVTFILVYLISKFDNSYRAKIDRSGFEAQYFRAQSGIGANKEATH; encoded by the coding sequence ATGAAAAAAATACTATTTTTACCGATATTTGCCGGCTCCATTAACGCGGCCGAGATAGTAGCAGGAGAAAAAAGCGATCTAAATTTAACAGCCATAACTCTGTTTTTGATATTTGTATTTGCAACACTAATCATCACATACTTTTCAGCTAGAAAAGCTTCCGGAAGCAACTTTTACACAGCAGGCGGAGGAATTTCGGGATTTAACAACGGTATGGCGATGGCCGGAGATTTTATGAGCGCGGCATCGTTTTTAGGTATCTCGACACTTGTTTTTACAAATGGATTTGATGGACTTTTATATGCTATAGGATTTCTAGCTGGCTGGCCTGTAGTTTTGTTTTTGATAGCTGAAAAATTTAGAAATCTCGGTAAATACACATTTACGGATATAGCGGCTTTTAGATTAAAACAACGGCCTATTAGGGCTATTTCTGCTATCTCTGCTCTAGTGTGTTTATGTTTTTATCTAATAGCTCAGATGGTTGGAGCAGGCGAACTTATAAAAATGCTTTTTGGGCTAGATTATAATATCGCTGTTGTCATAGTCGGACTTCTTATGGTAGTATATGTGTTTTTTGGAGGTATGCACGCAACTACTTGGGTGCAGATAATCAAAGCGGGGCTTCTTCTAATAGGAGTTAGTATTTTAGCGTTTTTAGTACTAAAAGCAAGCAATTTTGATATTACGACTTATTTTAACGACGCTATAAAAGTACATCCAAAAGGCGAAGCCATATTAAATCCAGGTGGATTTATAACAGACTGGGTAAGTGCTGTTTCTCTTGGCATGGCTCTTATGTTCGGAACTGCAGGATTACCGCACATTTTGATGAGATTTTTTACCGTAAATTCTGCAAAAGAAGCTAGAAAAAGTACATTTTGGGCAACAATTTTTATGAGCTATTTTTATGTTTTAGTATTTATAATAGGATTTGGAGCTATAGCATTTTTAACAGGAAAAGATGTTATGGGCGGAACAAATATGATAAGTATAGAATTAGCTAGAATCCTTGGTGGAAATGCATTTTACGGCTTTATTTGTGCAGTTGCTTTTGCAACTATACTTGCAGTTGTTTCAGGACTAACTATAAGTGGAGCAAACGCCATAGCACACGACCTGTATGCAAATGTTATAAAACATGGAAAAGTATCTATGGAAAGTGAGTTAAAAATAGGAAAAATAGCAACTATAGGTATAGGAATATTTGCCATATTTCTTGGTATAATTTTTCAAGGTCAAAATGTAGCATTTATGGTAGGACTTGCTTTTGCTATAGCCGCAAGCGTAAATTTTCCTATACTATTTTACTCTATATATTGGAAAGATCTTACTACAAAAGGCGCATTTTGGGGCGGACTTATAGGGCTTTTAACCGTAGTCGGACTAACTATTTTAGGACCTGGAATCTGGGTAAAAAGTTTCGGATTTGAAGAGGCTATATTTCCGTATAAAGATCCGGCTATTTTTTCTATGCCAGTAACATTTATACTTGTGTATTTGATATCTAAATTTGATAATTCATATAGAGCAAAGATCGATAGAAGCGGATTTGAAGCTCAGTATTTCAGAGCGCAAAGCGGAATAGGAGCCAACAAAGAAGCTACTCATTAA
- a CDS encoding acyl-CoA thioesterase has product MKDMGEPRIKIVAMPSDTNPAGNIFGGWILSQIDLAGSIAARELAPTRVVTISMKEVIFKEPVFIGDIVSCYAKVVSVGNTSITTVVKVVVQRLNDGGFVECVPVTTAEVTYVSVDEQGNKKPIDSELKRLHGFVC; this is encoded by the coding sequence ATGAAAGATATGGGCGAGCCACGTATAAAAATTGTCGCTATGCCTAGTGATACTAATCCGGCTGGAAATATATTTGGCGGGTGGATTTTGTCTCAAATCGACCTCGCCGGTTCAATCGCTGCTAGAGAGCTAGCTCCAACTAGAGTTGTAACTATATCTATGAAAGAAGTCATCTTTAAAGAACCTGTTTTCATAGGTGATATAGTAAGCTGCTATGCAAAAGTTGTTAGTGTTGGAAATACATCTATAACAACGGTCGTAAAAGTAGTTGTTCAGCGTTTAAATGATGGAGGCTTTGTAGAGTGCGTTCCTGTTACTACTGCTGAAGTAACGTACGTAAGCGTAGATGAGCAAGGTAATAAAAAACCTATTGATAGTGAATTAAAGCGACTTCATGGTTTTGTATGTTAA
- the msrB gene encoding peptide-methionine (R)-S-oxide reductase MsrB has translation MKKILFVVATIFMALFLNAKENDMRNLKDIYLAGGCFWGTQAYFDKIRGVIKTDVGYANGKSDKTDYHSLHYSGHAETVHITFDENIVSLAEILAHYFRIIDPFSVNKQGNDVGSQYRTGIYYNDSSLKNSISEFIKHEQTKYDKKIAVEVEPLKNYVLAEDYHQKYLDKNPGGYCHVDLSLADKPLYNESKFKAPSKDELKAKLSDLQYSVTQEKATERPYSSEYDKFDKKGIYVDIVSKKPLFSSSDKFDAGCGWPSFTKPITTDALGYNRDLSHGMERVEVTSNLANSHLGHVFTDGPKDKGGLRYCINGASLKFIPLEDMEKEGYKDYIIYVK, from the coding sequence ATGAAAAAAATATTGTTTGTGGTGGCGACTATATTTATGGCGCTGTTTTTAAATGCAAAGGAGAACGATATGAGAAATTTAAAAGATATATATCTAGCAGGAGGTTGCTTTTGGGGAACTCAAGCGTATTTTGATAAGATACGAGGAGTCATAAAAACCGATGTTGGATATGCAAATGGCAAGAGCGACAAGACTGATTACCACTCACTTCATTACTCAGGTCACGCAGAAACTGTTCATATAACATTTGATGAAAATATAGTAAGTTTGGCTGAGATTTTGGCTCATTATTTTAGGATAATAGATCCGTTTTCGGTAAATAAACAAGGAAATGACGTTGGTTCTCAGTATAGAACTGGAATTTATTATAATGATAGTAGCTTAAAAAACTCGATATCTGAATTTATAAAACACGAACAGACAAAATATGATAAAAAGATCGCAGTAGAAGTAGAACCGCTTAAGAATTATGTTTTAGCCGAAGATTATCATCAAAAATATTTAGATAAAAATCCAGGCGGTTACTGCCATGTAGATCTAAGCCTTGCAGACAAGCCGCTTTATAATGAAAGCAAATTTAAAGCGCCTTCAAAAGATGAACTTAAGGCAAAATTATCTGATTTACAGTACTCAGTAACTCAAGAAAAAGCTACGGAGCGACCTTATAGCAGCGAGTATGATAAATTCGATAAAAAAGGAATTTACGTAGATATCGTGAGCAAAAAACCACTTTTTAGTTCAAGCGATAAATTTGACGCAGGATGCGGCTGGCCGAGTTTTACGAAACCTATCACGACTGACGCGCTTGGATATAATCGCGATTTAAGCCATGGCATGGAAAGAGTAGAAGTCACTTCAAACCTTGCTAACAGTCATTTAGGTCACGTTTTTACCGACGGCCCAAAAGATAAAGGAGGGCTAAGATACTGCATAAACGGCGCTTCTTTGAAGTTTATACCGCTTGAAGATATGGAAAAGGAGGGCTATAAGGATTATATTATTTATGTTAAATAG
- the ciaB gene encoding invasion protein CiaB — translation MNDFAALNKLVKKQKNELNYLYKNMDNEIVSKALNLCSLDSSSVNKIAVLRRIVDLKEEGIINELKNSGKNEEEIDIIKAKMYDFVSEFYINRHLNLINEVEEKGILEPFYLELIKSVHRIGVSLSKMQKTWQKSIIETTNREFETKFESIAKANEFITKNKLYQINPDNSRCDRVYGAVIKNGENYRLVPYAVSFKDEMKSVKDAFETSLANLEKLSKIKEDESYVIYLTKLKNAFLQTDNDLVIASWQDAERAWMDTKGKIQIGHPLEYYEDAYTHAVALEWDIRLVDDLSIDETKFKNSIKESFDEIYSKTGVENQNMVNLVHSNIDKTQLYISGPMVYYAAEFNGLFSAQVVPNDEIVSRECGKKIFAFVNFVYESTKAKPFMKLASEIFDKNFLDFGREILYKKPEIWKKVYEISTIGHEFGHILFIDSDTESAMNKSGEFKFIEEYKATTGGLINFFLHEDDTYKMAVFHELIKRSVGLIAWQKVTETRAYYCEGLIHLSLLFRSGVLKFDGKKLQIDFTQNGYQNFKNEVMKNYINLATHYSNKLNAGEFLAKFAKFEGEIYLPKNVETLEFVKFYYQKYEKMANEIDDSGEWQRWQQA, via the coding sequence ATGAATGATTTCGCAGCTTTAAATAAGCTGGTAAAAAAACAAAAAAATGAGTTAAACTATTTATATAAAAATATGGACAACGAGATAGTTTCAAAAGCCCTAAATTTGTGCTCTTTAGATAGTTCTAGCGTCAATAAAATAGCGGTTTTGAGACGGATCGTAGATTTAAAAGAAGAAGGAATCATAAACGAGCTTAAAAACAGTGGTAAAAACGAGGAAGAGATAGATATCATAAAAGCTAAAATGTATGATTTTGTAAGCGAGTTTTATATAAATCGCCACTTAAATTTGATAAACGAGGTAGAAGAAAAAGGCATTTTAGAGCCGTTTTATCTAGAACTTATTAAGTCGGTACATCGCATCGGCGTATCTCTAAGCAAAATGCAAAAAACATGGCAAAAAAGCATCATAGAGACTACAAACAGAGAATTTGAAACCAAATTTGAAAGTATCGCAAAAGCAAACGAGTTTATCACCAAAAACAAACTTTATCAGATAAATCCGGATAATTCACGCTGCGATAGGGTTTATGGCGCAGTTATAAAAAACGGTGAGAATTATAGGCTAGTGCCTTACGCAGTGTCTTTTAAAGACGAGATGAAAAGCGTAAAAGACGCTTTTGAAACTAGTCTAGCAAATTTAGAAAAATTAAGCAAAATAAAAGAAGATGAAAGCTATGTAATATACTTAACAAAGCTAAAAAACGCATTTTTACAAACGGATAATGATCTTGTGATAGCTAGCTGGCAAGATGCTGAGCGTGCATGGATGGATACTAAAGGCAAAATTCAGATCGGTCATCCCTTAGAGTATTACGAAGACGCTTATACTCACGCAGTAGCGCTCGAATGGGACATCAGACTAGTTGATGATCTAAGTATCGATGAGACTAAATTTAAAAATAGCATAAAAGAAAGCTTTGACGAGATCTACTCAAAAACCGGCGTAGAAAACCAAAATATGGTAAATTTAGTACATTCAAACATAGATAAAACCCAGCTTTATATATCAGGACCTATGGTGTATTACGCTGCTGAGTTCAACGGTCTTTTTTCGGCGCAAGTCGTACCAAATGATGAGATAGTTAGCCGTGAGTGCGGCAAAAAGATATTTGCTTTTGTAAATTTCGTATATGAAAGCACAAAGGCTAAGCCTTTTATGAAATTGGCAAGCGAAATTTTTGATAAAAATTTCTTGGATTTTGGTAGAGAAATTTTGTATAAAAAGCCTGAAATTTGGAAAAAAGTCTATGAGATCTCAACTATCGGACATGAGTTTGGACATATTTTATTTATAGATAGTGACACGGAAAGCGCTATGAACAAAAGTGGAGAGTTTAAATTCATAGAAGAATACAAAGCTACTACTGGTGGACTTATAAATTTCTTTTTACATGAAGACGATACTTATAAAATGGCCGTATTTCACGAGCTTATCAAAAGAAGCGTCGGACTCATAGCGTGGCAAAAAGTCACCGAAACAAGGGCGTATTATTGCGAGGGGCTCATCCATCTAAGCTTACTTTTTAGATCCGGAGTTTTAAAATTTGATGGTAAAAAACTGCAGATAGACTTCACTCAAAACGGCTATCAAAACTTTAAAAATGAAGTTATGAAAAACTACATAAATCTAGCAACGCATTATTCAAACAAGCTTAACGCAGGAGAGTTTTTGGCTAAATTTGCTAAGTTTGAAGGCGAAATTTACCTACCGAAAAATGTAGAAACGCTAGAATTTGTGAAGTTCTACTACCAAAAATATGAAAAAATGGCAAACGAGATCGATGATAGCGGCGAATGGCAAAGATGGCAGCAAGCATAA
- a CDS encoding F0F1 ATP synthase subunit C, producing the protein MKKVLFLVVALASFAFGADGEQIKAFSVVAAGIGLGVAALGGAIGMGHTAAATILGTARNPGLGGKLLTTMFIALAMIEAQVIYALVIALIALYANPFLG; encoded by the coding sequence ATGAAAAAAGTTCTTTTTCTTGTAGTAGCTTTAGCAAGTTTTGCTTTTGGTGCCGATGGCGAACAAATCAAAGCATTTTCAGTTGTAGCAGCCGGCATCGGTCTTGGTGTTGCGGCACTTGGTGGAGCTATCGGTATGGGACATACTGCAGCAGCAACTATCCTTGGAACAGCTAGAAACCCAGGTCTTGGCGGAAAGCTTTTAACTACGATGTTTATCGCTCTTGCGATGATCGAAGCGCAAGTTATCTATGCACTTGTTATCGCTCTTATCGCACTTTACGCTAACCCATTTTTAGGTTAA
- a CDS encoding YnfA family protein translates to MIRNITLFFIAAFFEILGCFAFWLYFRDYKTHWWLALGVISLLIFAYTLTKIDISHAGRIYAIYGGIYIISSLAWLALVEKESFNIWDILGSFLALLGAFVIFFGNSK, encoded by the coding sequence ATGATACGAAATATTACCCTATTTTTCATTGCGGCATTTTTTGAAATACTTGGATGCTTTGCTTTTTGGCTCTATTTTAGAGATTATAAAACCCATTGGTGGCTTGCACTCGGAGTTATTTCACTTCTGATTTTTGCTTATACTTTAACTAAAATAGACATATCTCACGCTGGAAGAATTTACGCTATTTATGGTGGAATTTATATCATAAGCTCTCTTGCTTGGTTAGCTTTGGTAGAAAAAGAGAGCTTTAATATATGGGATATTTTAGGTTCATTTTTAGCACTTCTTGGAGCTTTTGTAATATTTTTTGGAAACTCAAAATAG
- a CDS encoding zf-TFIIB domain-containing protein, with translation MKCPVCADQNLMMSERQGVEIDYCPSCRGVWLDRGELDKIIERSGAVEPKQNGQIEYFDKQNHKDEYNSHRDSRYSDKYYQDGYRKKKKESFLSELFDF, from the coding sequence ATGAAGTGTCCGGTCTGTGCAGATCAGAATCTTATGATGAGTGAGAGGCAAGGTGTGGAGATAGATTACTGTCCATCTTGTAGAGGAGTTTGGCTTGATCGCGGTGAGCTTGATAAAATTATAGAAAGAAGCGGCGCTGTAGAGCCAAAACAAAATGGTCAAATAGAGTATTTTGACAAACAAAATCATAAAGATGAATATAACAGCCATAGAGATAGCAGATATAGCGATAAATATTATCAAGACGGATATAGAAAAAAGAAAAAGGAGAGCTTTTTATCTGAGTTGTTTGATTTTTGA
- a CDS encoding AraC family transcriptional regulator yields the protein MDYRDEILKLILKTKANYGEIQTDIKQLSFYTAIKPTEFLNTIYEPSICVIIQGQKAVGFGNDLYSYNPHKYLLATTYIPARIQIEKASKDQPYISLVIKLKPESIYEVIKEVGDFKIQNKKNIKNGLCFSDLDDTLLEAIAKFVKLIEKPKNDAEFLSNLILKEIIYLILKQNGDLLKQYILEGNLANQISRAIMAIKNSFNENINMKKLSKEIGISESLLYQNFKKITSLSPLQFQKKIRLEEAKNLLISTNLEASQIAFKVGYESPSQFSREYARMFGMSPKAHCNFLRDSINL from the coding sequence ATGGATTATAGAGATGAAATTTTAAAACTAATACTTAAAACAAAAGCAAACTATGGAGAAATACAAACCGATATAAAACAGCTTAGTTTTTATACGGCCATAAAACCTACCGAATTTTTAAATACTATATATGAGCCATCGATTTGCGTGATAATTCAAGGTCAAAAAGCAGTAGGTTTTGGAAATGATCTTTATAGTTACAACCCCCACAAATACTTACTTGCGACTACATACATACCAGCAAGAATTCAAATAGAAAAAGCCTCTAAAGATCAGCCATATATCTCTTTAGTCATCAAACTTAAGCCAGAAAGTATATATGAGGTTATAAAAGAAGTTGGTGATTTTAAGATCCAAAATAAAAAAAATATAAAAAACGGATTATGCTTTAGTGACCTTGACGACACACTTTTAGAGGCTATTGCGAAATTTGTTAAACTGATAGAAAAGCCAAAAAATGACGCGGAATTTCTATCGAATTTAATTTTAAAAGAGATTATATATCTTATTTTAAAGCAAAATGGAGATTTATTAAAACAATATATTTTAGAAGGAAATCTGGCAAATCAAATTTCAAGAGCAATTATGGCTATAAAAAACAGCTTTAATGAAAATATAAATATGAAAAAATTATCAAAAGAAATCGGTATAAGCGAATCGCTTTTATATCAAAATTTCAAAAAAATAACTTCATTAAGCCCTTTACAATTTCAGAAAAAGATACGTTTAGAAGAAGCAAAAAACCTTCTCATATCTACAAATTTAGAAGCATCGCAAATCGCTTTTAAAGTCGGCTATGAAAGCCCATCTCAATTTAGCAGAGAGTACGCAAGAATGTTTGGAATGTCTCCAAAAGCACACTGCAATTTTCTAAGAGATAGCATAAACTTGTAG
- a CDS encoding iron-containing alcohol dehydrogenase, with protein sequence MVNFSYCNPTRIEFGKGKENSIGEYLNEYGAKNVLILFGSDRVKKDGLFDKVTASLTKFGIKFSELGDIVSNPVLSKVYEAINLARKNGVDSVLAIGGGSVLDTAKSVAAGAKYDGDVWDLFLAKAPIKDALMVFDIMTLAATGSEMNSFAVVTNEDTKEKISITSSLVNPKVSVINPELMKSISKNYLVYSAADIIAHSIEGYLTATHHPEIISKLVEANISTIIKTTEILLADPDNYDARAEFAWAATCALNGTTYVGVGGYSYPNHMIEHSISALYGVPHGAGLSVVMPAWMKWYKDKNEAQFSRFAKVIFGKNSADEGIEALKTWFAKIGTPTKLRDFGLDMSVSDITTAALHHAKAFGIADIYTKDVLEEILNLAY encoded by the coding sequence ATGGTAAATTTTTCATATTGCAACCCGACAAGAATAGAATTCGGTAAAGGTAAAGAAAATAGTATTGGCGAGTATTTGAACGAGTATGGCGCAAAAAATGTTTTGATACTTTTTGGCAGCGATAGAGTGAAAAAAGACGGACTTTTCGATAAAGTAACCGCTAGTTTAACTAAATTCGGTATCAAATTTAGCGAACTAGGCGACATCGTAAGCAATCCGGTTTTAAGTAAAGTTTATGAAGCTATAAATTTAGCTAGAAAAAACGGTGTAGATAGCGTGCTTGCCATAGGCGGCGGCTCTGTGCTAGACACTGCAAAAAGCGTAGCTGCCGGAGCAAAATACGATGGCGACGTATGGGATCTATTTTTAGCAAAAGCACCGATAAAAGATGCACTCATGGTATTTGACATCATGACTTTAGCGGCGACTGGAAGCGAAATGAACTCATTTGCCGTTGTAACAAACGAAGATACAAAAGAAAAAATATCCATAACTTCAAGCCTTGTAAATCCAAAAGTTTCAGTCATAAATCCAGAACTTATGAAATCAATCTCTAAAAACTACCTTGTATATTCGGCTGCAGATATCATCGCTCACAGTATCGAAGGGTATTTGACCGCAACTCATCATCCAGAGATCATCAGTAAATTAGTAGAAGCAAACATCTCAACTATCATCAAAACAACAGAAATTTTACTAGCAGATCCAGACAACTATGACGCTAGAGCCGAGTTTGCATGGGCTGCGACCTGTGCACTAAATGGCACTACTTACGTGGGCGTCGGTGGTTACTCTTATCCAAATCATATGATAGAGCACTCTATTTCAGCACTTTATGGCGTTCCACACGGCGCCGGACTTTCAGTCGTTATGCCTGCTTGGATGAAATGGTACAAAGATAAAAATGAAGCGCAATTTAGTAGATTTGCAAAAGTTATTTTTGGTAAAAATAGTGCGGATGAAGGTATAGAAGCCTTAAAGACTTGGTTTGCAAAGATAGGAACTCCTACAAAACTAAGAGATTTTGGACTTGATATGAGCGTGAGCGACATCACTACTGCGGCGCTTCATCACGCAAAAGCCTTTGGTATAGCCGATATCTATACAAAAGACGTACTTGAAGAGATACTAAATTTAGCCTACTAA
- a CDS encoding helix-turn-helix domain-containing protein produces MSGFSRKFKTLFKISPKEWIDNKRFDLALYLIKNSDKNINQICLECGFSSPAWFIARFKKKFNLTPNELKKSNNLYNLP; encoded by the coding sequence ATGAGTGGTTTTAGTAGGAAATTTAAAACACTGTTTAAAATCAGCCCAAAAGAGTGGATAGATAATAAAAGATTTGATCTAGCATTATATCTTATAAAAAACTCCGATAAAAATATAAATCAGATCTGCTTAGAGTGTGGATTTAGCTCACCTGCTTGGTTTATAGCTAGGTTTAAAAAGAAATTTAACTTAACTCCAAATGAACTTAAAAAGTCAAATAACTTATATAATCTACCATAA
- a CDS encoding sodium-dependent transporter, which produces MIEKFSKIGFVLAMAGSAVGLGNAWKFPTMVGNNGGSAFILLYVLLTLGIAVVVFLAELAIGKLGETDIVGSLYKLAPKHKKQWSLAGFFMITAVLIASFYMIVIGWILKYIFMSFSTLPADTAAAGAAFGNLITNDFISVFICFTLVFLLVFYVVSKGIKSGIERLNIWMMPSLFGLLVLLLLYSIFQSGGFVSAVQFLFIPDFSKLLNPSIILQALGLAFFSMSMGVGTVATYAASLPDGTNLIKSTFSIVSINILIGIMMGLVVFSFIPIQDGQPASEGAGLIFVSLTSLFAQMGVVGNVLAIAFFISLLFAGVTSAVSMIEPFTLYLINKFNISRKMSITFIGVLVYILGICCILSYYGATSASFSLPKEIFATQKPVPFFDMLDFMTSNVLMPIGALTFSIFVGWILKRDGLYILFSGFISKTWFEIWYFALRYVAPIAIIAIGVYQLINKLN; this is translated from the coding sequence ATGATAGAAAAGTTTTCTAAAATCGGCTTTGTTCTTGCGATGGCAGGAAGCGCCGTAGGACTTGGAAATGCTTGGAAATTCCCTACTATGGTTGGCAATAACGGCGGTTCGGCATTTATCTTGCTTTATGTTTTGCTAACTCTTGGTATAGCGGTAGTTGTTTTTTTAGCAGAACTTGCTATAGGAAAACTCGGTGAAACAGATATAGTAGGCTCTCTTTACAAACTAGCACCAAAGCATAAAAAACAGTGGAGTTTAGCTGGATTTTTTATGATAACCGCTGTGCTCATAGCTTCATTTTATATGATAGTTATAGGATGGATTTTAAAATATATATTTATGAGTTTTAGCACTCTTCCAGCTGATACGGCTGCGGCTGGCGCGGCGTTTGGTAATTTAATAACAAATGACTTTATAAGCGTATTTATATGTTTTACGCTAGTGTTTTTACTAGTTTTTTATGTAGTATCAAAAGGTATAAAAAGCGGTATAGAAAGACTAAATATTTGGATGATGCCATCTTTGTTCGGACTACTTGTACTTCTACTTTTATACTCTATATTTCAAAGCGGAGGATTTGTAAGCGCAGTTCAGTTCTTGTTTATTCCAGATTTCAGCAAACTTTTAAATCCTAGTATCATACTTCAAGCCTTAGGACTTGCTTTTTTCTCTATGTCTATGGGCGTAGGTACTGTTGCTACATATGCTGCTAGCCTTCCGGATGGAACGAATTTGATCAAATCAACTTTCTCCATAGTATCTATAAATATTTTAATCGGTATAATGATGGGACTTGTTGTATTCTCGTTCATACCTATACAAGATGGTCAGCCAGCCAGCGAAGGAGCCGGGCTTATTTTTGTTTCGCTAACATCTTTATTTGCACAAATGGGAGTTGTGGGAAATGTCTTAGCTATAGCATTTTTTATATCTTTACTTTTTGCCGGCGTAACCTCAGCTGTTTCTATGATTGAACCATTTACCCTTTATCTTATAAATAAATTTAATATATCTAGAAAAATGTCAATAACTTTTATAGGAGTATTAGTTTATATTCTTGGAATATGTTGTATATTATCATATTATGGAGCTACATCTGCTTCATTTTCTCTTCCGAAAGAGATTTTTGCTACTCAAAAACCAGTTCCGTTTTTTGACATGCTGGATTTTATGACTTCAAATGTGCTTATGCCGATTGGAGCATTAACATTTAGTATTTTTGTCGGTTGGATTTTAAAACGCGACGGGCTATATATCTTATTCTCAGGATTTATTAGTAAAACTTGGTTTGAAATTTGGTATTTTGCACTTCGTTATGTCGCACCGATCGCGATAATAGCTATCGGCGTTTATCAGCTAATTAATAAGCTTAATTAA